One window from the genome of Lynx canadensis isolate LIC74 chromosome E3, mLynCan4.pri.v2, whole genome shotgun sequence encodes:
- the ZNF205 gene encoding zinc finger protein 205 isoform X2: MSADGRAAQATQDKERAREVPGHGHPRQEMLSESEETVPLGAAQESPHIKTEPEEPQPEGASQGARARGEQGWVSLSQGSKDKALFLPGGALPSPQIPVLSREGRTRDRQMAAALLTAWSQMPVTFEDVALYLSREEWGRLDHTQQNFYRDVLQKRNGLSLGFPFSRPFWASQGQGKGEASGSCRQMGDEEKTGAIEVGKEEPAPSPAALRDAKSFRSRVGRAQANGLPRGQQVASGQSSGAARDDAQPGPPDERPAKPAPPVASLAKAPQGRLPEKPREGRTATPEGSEEGLAPDGDAGKKTYTCEQCGKGFSWHSHLVTHRRTHTGEKPYACTDCGKRFGRSSHLIQHQIIHTGEKPYTCPSCWKSFSHHSTLIQHQRIHTGEKPYVCDRCAKRFTRRSDLVTHQGTHTGAKPHKCPICGKCFTQSSALVTHQRTHTGVKPYPCPECGKCFSQRSNLIAHNRTHTGEKPYHCLDCGKSFSHSSHLTAHQRTHRGVRPYSCPLCGKSFSRRSNLHRHEKIHTTGPKALAVLMLGAAGALAAPPPAPT; the protein is encoded by the exons ATGTCTGCCGACGGCAGGGCCGCCCAGGCTACCCAGGACAAGGAGAGAGCCCGAGAG GTTCCAGGTCATGGGCATCCTCGTCAAGAAATGCTTTCTGAGTCAGAGGAGACGGTGCCTTTGGGAGCCGCTCAGGAGTCTCCCCACATCAAGACGGAGCCGGAAGAGCCACAGCCTGAGGGGGCATCGCAGGGGGCCAGGGCCCGAGGAGAGCAGGGCTGGGTGTCCCTAAGCCAGGGCTCTAAGGACAAAGCTCTTTTCCTGCCCGGAGGAG ccctcccctccccccagatcCCTGTGCTCTCTCGTGAGGGGAGGACCAGAGACCGGCAGATGGCTGCGGCGCTCCTCACCGCCTGGTCCCAG ATGCCGGTGACCTTCGAGGACGTGGCCCTGTACCTCTCCCGGGAGGAGTGGGGGCGGCTGGACCACACGCAGCAGAACTTCTACAGGGACGTCCTGCAGAAGAGGAACGGGCTGTCCTTGG GGTTTCCCTTCAGCAGACCTTTCTGGGCCTCCCAAGGACAGGGCAAGGGTGAGGCCTCGGGCTCCTGCCGGCAGATGGGAGATGAGGAGAAGACAG GAGCCattgaggtggggaaggaggagccGGCCCCATCCCCGGCAGCCCTCCGGGACGCGAAGTCCTTCCGAAGCAGGGTGGGGAGAGCGCAGGCGAACGGCCTGCCGCGCGGGCAGCAGGTGGCCAGCGGCCAGAGCTCAGGGGCAGCCAGAGACGATGCGCAGCCGGGCCCCCCAGACGAGAGGCCGGCGAAACCGGCCCCGCCCGTTGCCAGCCTGGCGAAAGCCCCGCAGGGCCGCCTCCCAGAGAAACCCAGAGAGGGGCGGACGGCCACCCCCGAGGGCAGCGAGGAGGGCCTGGCCCCCGACGGGGACGCGGGCAAGAAGACGTACACGTGCGAGCAGTGCGGCAAGGGCTTCAGCTGGCACTCGCACCTGGTGACACACCGGCGCACgcacacgggcgagaagccctACGCCTGCACGGACTGCGGCAAGCGCTTCGGCCGCAGCTCGCACCTCATCCAGCACCAGATCATCcacacgggcgagaagccctACACCTGCCCGTCCTGCTGGAAGAGCTTCAGCCACCACTCGACGCTCATCCAGCACCAGCGCATCCACACAGGCGAGAAGCCCTACGTGTGCGACCGCTGCGCCAAGCGCTTCACCCGCCGCTCGGACCTGGTCACCCACCAGGGCACCCACACGGGCGCCAAGCCCCACAAGTGCCCCATCTGCGGCAAGTGCTTCACGCAGAGCTCGGCCCTGGTCACCCACCAGCGCACGCACACCGGGGTCAAGCCCTACCCGTGCCCCGAGTGCGGCAAGTGCTTCAGCCAGCGCTCCAACCTCATCGCGCACAACCGCACgcacacgggcgagaagccctACCACTGCCTCGACTGCGGCAAGAGCTTCAGCCACAGCTCGCACCTCACCGCCCACCAGCGCACCCACCGCGGCGTCCGGCCCTACTCCTGCCCGCTCTGTGGCAAGAGCTTCAGCCGCCGCTCCAACCTGCACCGGCACGAGAAGATCCACACCACGGGGCCCAAGGCCCTGGCCGTGCTGAtgctgggggcggcgggggcccTGGCGGCACCCCCGCCGGCTCCCACTtag
- the ZNF205 gene encoding zinc finger protein 205 isoform X1, whose product MIRNSILSSEGPNNTRENEAPGQKLEGAWPIRRRNDGAVLSTSEIEMSADGRAAQATQDKERAREVPGHGHPRQEMLSESEETVPLGAAQESPHIKTEPEEPQPEGASQGARARGEQGWVSLSQGSKDKALFLPGGALPSPQIPVLSREGRTRDRQMAAALLTAWSQMPVTFEDVALYLSREEWGRLDHTQQNFYRDVLQKRNGLSLGFPFSRPFWASQGQGKGEASGSCRQMGDEEKTGAIEVGKEEPAPSPAALRDAKSFRSRVGRAQANGLPRGQQVASGQSSGAARDDAQPGPPDERPAKPAPPVASLAKAPQGRLPEKPREGRTATPEGSEEGLAPDGDAGKKTYTCEQCGKGFSWHSHLVTHRRTHTGEKPYACTDCGKRFGRSSHLIQHQIIHTGEKPYTCPSCWKSFSHHSTLIQHQRIHTGEKPYVCDRCAKRFTRRSDLVTHQGTHTGAKPHKCPICGKCFTQSSALVTHQRTHTGVKPYPCPECGKCFSQRSNLIAHNRTHTGEKPYHCLDCGKSFSHSSHLTAHQRTHRGVRPYSCPLCGKSFSRRSNLHRHEKIHTTGPKALAVLMLGAAGALAAPPPAPT is encoded by the exons ATGATACGAAACAGCATTCTGTCAAGTGAGGGACCAAACAACACCAGAGAGAATGAG GCTCCCGGCCAGAAGCTGGAGGGGGCTTGGCCAATAAGAAGGAGAAACGACGGAGCTGTGCTTTCTACCTCTGAGATAGAGATGTCTGCCGACGGCAGGGCCGCCCAGGCTACCCAGGACAAGGAGAGAGCCCGAGAG GTTCCAGGTCATGGGCATCCTCGTCAAGAAATGCTTTCTGAGTCAGAGGAGACGGTGCCTTTGGGAGCCGCTCAGGAGTCTCCCCACATCAAGACGGAGCCGGAAGAGCCACAGCCTGAGGGGGCATCGCAGGGGGCCAGGGCCCGAGGAGAGCAGGGCTGGGTGTCCCTAAGCCAGGGCTCTAAGGACAAAGCTCTTTTCCTGCCCGGAGGAG ccctcccctccccccagatcCCTGTGCTCTCTCGTGAGGGGAGGACCAGAGACCGGCAGATGGCTGCGGCGCTCCTCACCGCCTGGTCCCAG ATGCCGGTGACCTTCGAGGACGTGGCCCTGTACCTCTCCCGGGAGGAGTGGGGGCGGCTGGACCACACGCAGCAGAACTTCTACAGGGACGTCCTGCAGAAGAGGAACGGGCTGTCCTTGG GGTTTCCCTTCAGCAGACCTTTCTGGGCCTCCCAAGGACAGGGCAAGGGTGAGGCCTCGGGCTCCTGCCGGCAGATGGGAGATGAGGAGAAGACAG GAGCCattgaggtggggaaggaggagccGGCCCCATCCCCGGCAGCCCTCCGGGACGCGAAGTCCTTCCGAAGCAGGGTGGGGAGAGCGCAGGCGAACGGCCTGCCGCGCGGGCAGCAGGTGGCCAGCGGCCAGAGCTCAGGGGCAGCCAGAGACGATGCGCAGCCGGGCCCCCCAGACGAGAGGCCGGCGAAACCGGCCCCGCCCGTTGCCAGCCTGGCGAAAGCCCCGCAGGGCCGCCTCCCAGAGAAACCCAGAGAGGGGCGGACGGCCACCCCCGAGGGCAGCGAGGAGGGCCTGGCCCCCGACGGGGACGCGGGCAAGAAGACGTACACGTGCGAGCAGTGCGGCAAGGGCTTCAGCTGGCACTCGCACCTGGTGACACACCGGCGCACgcacacgggcgagaagccctACGCCTGCACGGACTGCGGCAAGCGCTTCGGCCGCAGCTCGCACCTCATCCAGCACCAGATCATCcacacgggcgagaagccctACACCTGCCCGTCCTGCTGGAAGAGCTTCAGCCACCACTCGACGCTCATCCAGCACCAGCGCATCCACACAGGCGAGAAGCCCTACGTGTGCGACCGCTGCGCCAAGCGCTTCACCCGCCGCTCGGACCTGGTCACCCACCAGGGCACCCACACGGGCGCCAAGCCCCACAAGTGCCCCATCTGCGGCAAGTGCTTCACGCAGAGCTCGGCCCTGGTCACCCACCAGCGCACGCACACCGGGGTCAAGCCCTACCCGTGCCCCGAGTGCGGCAAGTGCTTCAGCCAGCGCTCCAACCTCATCGCGCACAACCGCACgcacacgggcgagaagccctACCACTGCCTCGACTGCGGCAAGAGCTTCAGCCACAGCTCGCACCTCACCGCCCACCAGCGCACCCACCGCGGCGTCCGGCCCTACTCCTGCCCGCTCTGTGGCAAGAGCTTCAGCCGCCGCTCCAACCTGCACCGGCACGAGAAGATCCACACCACGGGGCCCAAGGCCCTGGCCGTGCTGAtgctgggggcggcgggggcccTGGCGGCACCCCCGCCGGCTCCCACTtag
- the ZNF205 gene encoding zinc finger protein 205 isoform X3, with protein MKGEPSTLLWEVPGHGHPRQEMLSESEETVPLGAAQESPHIKTEPEEPQPEGASQGARARGEQGWVSLSQGSKDKALFLPGGALPSPQIPVLSREGRTRDRQMAAALLTAWSQMPVTFEDVALYLSREEWGRLDHTQQNFYRDVLQKRNGLSLGFPFSRPFWASQGQGKGEASGSCRQMGDEEKTGAIEVGKEEPAPSPAALRDAKSFRSRVGRAQANGLPRGQQVASGQSSGAARDDAQPGPPDERPAKPAPPVASLAKAPQGRLPEKPREGRTATPEGSEEGLAPDGDAGKKTYTCEQCGKGFSWHSHLVTHRRTHTGEKPYACTDCGKRFGRSSHLIQHQIIHTGEKPYTCPSCWKSFSHHSTLIQHQRIHTGEKPYVCDRCAKRFTRRSDLVTHQGTHTGAKPHKCPICGKCFTQSSALVTHQRTHTGVKPYPCPECGKCFSQRSNLIAHNRTHTGEKPYHCLDCGKSFSHSSHLTAHQRTHRGVRPYSCPLCGKSFSRRSNLHRHEKIHTTGPKALAVLMLGAAGALAAPPPAPT; from the exons ATGAAAGGGGAACCGTCCACACTGCTGTGGGAG GTTCCAGGTCATGGGCATCCTCGTCAAGAAATGCTTTCTGAGTCAGAGGAGACGGTGCCTTTGGGAGCCGCTCAGGAGTCTCCCCACATCAAGACGGAGCCGGAAGAGCCACAGCCTGAGGGGGCATCGCAGGGGGCCAGGGCCCGAGGAGAGCAGGGCTGGGTGTCCCTAAGCCAGGGCTCTAAGGACAAAGCTCTTTTCCTGCCCGGAGGAG ccctcccctccccccagatcCCTGTGCTCTCTCGTGAGGGGAGGACCAGAGACCGGCAGATGGCTGCGGCGCTCCTCACCGCCTGGTCCCAG ATGCCGGTGACCTTCGAGGACGTGGCCCTGTACCTCTCCCGGGAGGAGTGGGGGCGGCTGGACCACACGCAGCAGAACTTCTACAGGGACGTCCTGCAGAAGAGGAACGGGCTGTCCTTGG GGTTTCCCTTCAGCAGACCTTTCTGGGCCTCCCAAGGACAGGGCAAGGGTGAGGCCTCGGGCTCCTGCCGGCAGATGGGAGATGAGGAGAAGACAG GAGCCattgaggtggggaaggaggagccGGCCCCATCCCCGGCAGCCCTCCGGGACGCGAAGTCCTTCCGAAGCAGGGTGGGGAGAGCGCAGGCGAACGGCCTGCCGCGCGGGCAGCAGGTGGCCAGCGGCCAGAGCTCAGGGGCAGCCAGAGACGATGCGCAGCCGGGCCCCCCAGACGAGAGGCCGGCGAAACCGGCCCCGCCCGTTGCCAGCCTGGCGAAAGCCCCGCAGGGCCGCCTCCCAGAGAAACCCAGAGAGGGGCGGACGGCCACCCCCGAGGGCAGCGAGGAGGGCCTGGCCCCCGACGGGGACGCGGGCAAGAAGACGTACACGTGCGAGCAGTGCGGCAAGGGCTTCAGCTGGCACTCGCACCTGGTGACACACCGGCGCACgcacacgggcgagaagccctACGCCTGCACGGACTGCGGCAAGCGCTTCGGCCGCAGCTCGCACCTCATCCAGCACCAGATCATCcacacgggcgagaagccctACACCTGCCCGTCCTGCTGGAAGAGCTTCAGCCACCACTCGACGCTCATCCAGCACCAGCGCATCCACACAGGCGAGAAGCCCTACGTGTGCGACCGCTGCGCCAAGCGCTTCACCCGCCGCTCGGACCTGGTCACCCACCAGGGCACCCACACGGGCGCCAAGCCCCACAAGTGCCCCATCTGCGGCAAGTGCTTCACGCAGAGCTCGGCCCTGGTCACCCACCAGCGCACGCACACCGGGGTCAAGCCCTACCCGTGCCCCGAGTGCGGCAAGTGCTTCAGCCAGCGCTCCAACCTCATCGCGCACAACCGCACgcacacgggcgagaagccctACCACTGCCTCGACTGCGGCAAGAGCTTCAGCCACAGCTCGCACCTCACCGCCCACCAGCGCACCCACCGCGGCGTCCGGCCCTACTCCTGCCCGCTCTGTGGCAAGAGCTTCAGCCGCCGCTCCAACCTGCACCGGCACGAGAAGATCCACACCACGGGGCCCAAGGCCCTGGCCGTGCTGAtgctgggggcggcgggggcccTGGCGGCACCCCCGCCGGCTCCCACTtag